The genomic stretch AAATGAGAAGCAATCAAGTTATTATCTCGCTATGCAGGCGTATTGTGAGACAGAGTCGAATGAGCTTTCAGAGAAAATAGCACAATTTATCGATGATTTAAATCGCTGGCGAGAACAGGCAAGGCAGTCATCGTTAAGTGAATTAATTTGGCAATTGTATCGTGAAACGAATTACTATGAATTTGTCGGCGGAATGCCCGCTGGTTTGCAGCGCCAGGCGAATCTGCGTGCTTTGTATGATCGTGCAAGGCAATACGAAGCAACCTCATTTCGTGGATTGTTCCGCTTTCTGCGGTTTATCGATCGAATGAAAGAGCGAGGAAGCGACCTTGGAACAGCACGTGCACTTGGAGAGCAGGAGGATGTTGTGCGCGTGATGACGATTCATAAAAGCAAGGGACTTGAATTTCCTGTCGTCTTTGTCGCAGGCATAGCAAAGCAATTCAACATGAGAGACATGGCAAACCAAATGCTTCTTCATAAAGAATTCGGTTTAGCAACGAAATACATTGATCCAATCAATCGTATTAGTTATCCGACGTTACCTTACTTTACATTACAAAAGCGAATGAAACTAGAGCTGTTGGCTGAAGAAATGCGCGTCCTTTACGTTGCTTTAACGAGAGCAAAAGAAAAATTAATTCTAGTTGGTACGGTGAATGACTGGGAGAAAGAATTACTCTCCTGGGCAGAGGCACCAGGAGAGGAGTGGCTCCTTTCTGATTATGAGCGCTCAACAAGTAAAACGTATTTGAACTGGATTGGGCCAGCTATTATCAGGCATCAAGACCTATCTTCAATAACAGAGGGGGTAGCTAGTTTTCCGAAACATGATGAGGTTTTTCATCACCCATCACGTTGGTCGTTAACGCTCCATCAAGCTTCGGATTTTTCTCAAATTGAAGCAGAAGACGTTAAGAAACATGAAGAATACGAGGAACTTCTGCGTAGGAAAGCTTATGTTCCAGAAGAAAGTGCCTTTAAAGACGTTGTTTATAATCGTCTTAATTGGACATATCCACACCAGGCAGCTGCTGAAACAAGATCAAAGCAGTCGGTAACGGAAGTGAAGCGTCAGCGGGAAATTTTCCAGGACGAACGTAGTGACGATCGCCTTGTAAAAGGCTTTAGCCAATCGTTAAAAGAACGCCCGCGCTTTCTTCAAAGTAAAAAGCTTACGCCTGCTGAGCGCGGAACGGCGATGCATATCGTTATGCAGCATATTGATTTGCACCAACGGCATGAAGAAAAGGATATTAAAGAATTAATCGCAAAGCTTGAAACGAAAGAATTATTAACGAACGATCAGGCTCAAGCCATTGATGTGAAACAAATTAAGCACTTGATTGATTCTGATCTAGGTGACAAGATGAGAAACGCTTCCGAAATATATAAAGAGGTTCCTTTTAGTCTTGGGGTGGATTCGAAATGGATTTATCCAGAATTCAAAGGAGAACAAGAAACGGTCGTGTTACAGGGAGTTATTGATTGTATCCTGCGCGATCAACACGGAGAATTGCTGTTAGTCGATTATAAAACAGATGTGATTAAAAATCGTTTTTCTTCAGAGCAACAGGCAATGGAGACAATGAAACGACGTTATACAACACAGCTTCAACTATATGAAAAAGCGATTAATGAGATTTGGGGTTTGCCATGTAAAGAAAAGATTCTTTTCTTTTTTGATGGTGGCAAATCACTCTTAATCGATTAAAAATAGCCGGGCGAATGTCCGGCTTCTTCGTTTCAAAAATAAAACGATAAGGAGTGAGAAACATGAAATTGCTTCATACCGCAGACTGGCATCTTGGCAAAACATTAGAAGGTAGAAGCCGCCTTCCTGAACAGCGAGCGTTTCTTGAAGAGCTTCAAATGATTGCAGATGAAGAAAATGTAGACGCGATTTTAATGGCTGGTGACGTGTTTGATACCGTAAACCCCCCAGCAGCCGCAGAAACCCTTTTTTATGAAGCTGCTGTGAAATTAACGAGCAGAGGCGAGCGTCCACTTATTATTATTTCAGGCAACCACGACAATCCAGAACGCTTATCGGCTTCACGTCCGTTAGCCCATACAAATGGCATCACGATTATAGGATTTCCAACAACGGAACCGGTTAACATTACAGTTCGAAATGGACAAAAGCTTTCTATCGCAGCTCTGCCTTATCCGTCGGAATCGCGATTAAATGAATGCTTAACAGAAGGCCAGGAAGAAAATGCACTCCAGCTCGCTTATGACGATCGCGTAAAAAAACTATTTAGCGATTTATCTGAGGCGAGTGCTGAGGATGCTGTTCATATTGCGATGAGTCACATTTACGTAGCAGGAAGCCGTGAAAGTGATTCAGAAAGACCGATTCAAGTTGGTGGAGCTTATACCGTGTCTGCCAATTCCTTGCCAGAACAAGCGCAGTACGTGGCGCTTGGACATCTACACCGCCCTCAAACGATTACGAAAGGTTCTGCCCTTGCCCGCTATTCAGGCTCTCCACTCGCATATAGCTTTTCGGAGGCCAATCAAACCAAATCAGTGACGATGATTGATGTTGAGCCGGATGGACTGGCTCACATTAGTGAAATTCCATTACAGTCTGGAAAACCGCTTGTGCGCTGGGTTGCAGATGAGGGAATCGAACAAGTGTATACATGGTTAGAAGAAGGAAAAGACCAGGAAGCATGGATTGATCTCGAAGTGCATTTAGATGATACGCTTTCCATTGAAGAAATCCATCGTCTTCGCAGTCAACATAAAGGCTTTATACATATTAGACCGGTTTTTAAAAAGAAAGAAGAACAACGTGAAGTGTCGTATGCGAATTTACCAATAGAAGAGCTTTTTAAACGGTTTTATGAAAAGCAAACAGATGGTGCTGTACCAGATGATGAACTTGTCCAGCTTTTTCTAGATTTATCACAGTCAGAGGAAGAGGAGTAAGAGAGGAGTGAGAAAATGAGACCAATTACCTTGTCCGTTTCAGGACTGCATAGTTTTCGTGAAAAACAAGAGATAGACTTTGAAACGCTTTGCCAGGGAGGGATTTTCGGGATTTTTGGCCCAACAGGTAGTGGGAAATCCTCTCTTCTTGATGCGATGACGCTTGCTCTTTACGGTAAAGTTGAACGGGCAACAAATAATACCCAGGGGATTATGAACCACGCTGAAGACATCTTATCTGTGTCGTTTACGTTTGCACTGAGTGACTTACGCTATCGCGTAGAACGTACGTATAAAAGGTCAGGCGATGTATCCATTCGCTCTGCTAATTCTCGTCTTATCGAAATCGGTGAAGAGAATACGGTACTAGCAGATAAAGACCGCGATGTTTCTCAAAAAATCCAGGAAATTCTCGGTTTAACAATTGATGATTTCACTCGCGCTGTTGTTCTACCTCAAGGGAAATTTGCGGAGTTTTTATCACTCAAAGGAACAGAAAGAAGACAGATGCTCCAGCGCCTTTTTCAGCTTGAGAAATATGGTGATCAGTTCAACCGGCGATTAAAATCACGAGTGGATGAGAAAAAACATCATTTAAATGAAGTATCCGCGGAGCAAACAGGGCTTGGCGATGCCTCAAAAGAATTTCTTAAAGAGGCGAAGAATGCTTTGGATACGGCTGAAAAAGCAGCTCAAAAAGCAAAAGAAGACCTCATTTCAGCTGAAAAGCAAAAAGAAAACGTGATGGAAATCTGGAACCTTCAAAAACAGCTTGCGGACCTCCAAGCTAAGAAAAACACGCTTGCAGAAGGGCAGGGTGAAATCGATGCACTTGAAGAAAAAATCGCCCAAGCAACGGCAGCTGCACAAATAAAACCTTATTTAGATGCGGTAGAAATGACTGAGAAAGAAGTGCAGGATGCAAAGCTTCGTTACGAAGAGACGAAACGTGTATTAGAAGAAATGAAGTCCTTCTTTCAAAAAACGAAAAAAGCTTACGAGGAAGAACGATCAAACAAGGAGAAGCAAGAGCCGCTTCTCATTAAACAACTAAATGATCTTGAGCGAGGCTTAGCACTCGAAAAAGAAATCGATCAGCTTAACAAACAGTTAAAGGACATTGAACAACAGTCTATATTACATGACAAAGAAGCGAAATCAGTTGAAGAGGAAACATCAAAAGCGCAACAAGATTTAAAGAAAGCGCGGACGCTTCAGTCTGATTTAAATGAAGAACTTACAAGCCTACAGGTCACCCCAGAAAAACGAAAGAAAATGGGAAGAGCCCAAAGTTTAAAGCAGCAGTTCGAGTCGCTCAGTAAACAGCTTGAATCGGCTCAGATTGAAGAAAAAAAGCAGGACAACGAACAAAAACGACTGCAGCCTCTTTACGAGGAAACCGTAAAAAATTTGAATGAAATGAGAGAACGATATACAGGTTATTACCAAGCTGTGCTTTCAACTTACCATGCCGTCTCTTCTCACAAATTAACGCTCGAACAGCACATTCGAACGGTTCAAGAGGAAGTCGAACATAACGAGCGTAAACTAGATGAAAGTCGAACGCATGCCATTGCCATTCGTCTTGCAAAAGGGTTAGAAGAAGGCGACGCGTGCCCTGTTTGCGGAGCGAAGGAACACGTTCGTCTAGCAGATGGAGAAGATCATACAGCGGAAATCAAAGATCTCCTCCAGCAAAAGGAACAAACGCGTGAAACGTTAAAAGATAAGCTCCAATCAGCGAAGCAGCTTCAGTATCAGCTAGAACAAATGTCTGATGCGATGACAGCGCAAGAAGAAGGTTTTAACGTTCAGAAGAACTTGAACGAAATGGAGCGTAACTTTTCAGTAGAAGAAATTCTTACTGAGATGAAGTCCCTTGCTCAAGATGTTCGTGAATTAGAAGAGAAAGTGAAGCTTTTAGGGAGGAACATTCAAGAGAAGCAGTCAAAAGTTTCTGAGTATGCTTATCAGCTGTCGCAAGTTCAGAACGAGCTTAAATCCAAGACTGAGAAACGTATGGAATTAAGCAAAGAAACGGCATCGATTGAGGAAACCATTAAGAAAGAATTAACTCTTTCCGTTCACCAAATTGAAGCGGAAGTGGTTCATATTGAAAAAATGGATCAACAAGCAGACGTTATTCGTGAAAGACTTTCGAAAAGCGGTCCTTATATCGAAGCAAAAGAAAAACGTCTTCAAGACCTTCAGGAAAAGATGCAGCAGTATTCTGTCCGAAAGGTAGAGTTAACAAGTTCGATTCATCAACTAACTGAACAATTGAAAAAAGCGGATGCAGATTATGTTGCGATTGTCGGAAATACGTCTGCACAAGAAGGTTTAACACAAGTAAATAAGCAGCTAAATGAGATTCGTCATGCTGAAAAAAGTTCGCTCGAGCAACTGGAGCATGCACAAGAACGTCATCAGGAAGTGGAAAGGCGTGCTGCAGCTGATGAGAACTATAATAACGATGCGCAACTTCGTTTAAAGAAGGCTATCGAAACCTATGAAGCTGCTGAAGCATCTTCTATATTCGAAAATCGAACTCAGATTCGAAATGCCGAAGTATCGCAGGAACAGAAACTTAATTGGGAAAAGCGTGTGGAAGCGTATCGGAATGAATGGAAGCAAACGGAGTACTCAATCGGTGAGCTTAACAAAAAGCTTGCGGGAAGAACGATCTCAGAAGATCATTACAACGAAACGATCCAGCACGCAACAAGAGCAAACGAAGTTCGAGAAGAAGCGCTCTCTCAATTTGCGGCAGCACGTCACCATCTCGATGATGTAACAAAGCGACATGACCGTTATATGGAACTCGAAACGATACGAAAAACAGTCAGTGAAGAACTCGAAAAGCTTGGTAAGCTTCAAACAGTTTTCCGAGGAAATAGTTTTGTTGAGTTTATTGCATCTGAACAGCTCGAACAAGTGAGTCTCGACGCCTCACAAAAACTTGGTGATTTAACCTCCCAAAGGTATGCGATTGAGGTTGATTCAGCTGGAGGTTTCTTAATTCGAGATGATGCGAACGGAGGAGTGAAGCGACCTGTTTCCACCTTATCTGGAGGCGAAACGTTCTTAACCTCTCTTGCGCTCGCACTTGCTCTCTCTGGACAAATCCAACTAAGGGGAGCGCATCCACTGCAATTTTTCTTCCTAGATGAAGGGTTTGGTACACTAGACGAATCGCTGCTAGATACGGTGATTACGGCGCTTGAAAAGTTACAAAACGAGAGTTTGTCTGTCGGTGTCATCAGTCACGTTCCAGAGCTTAGGGCAAGACTGCCGAGAAAAGTGATTGTCTCTCCTTCAGAACCATCTGGTCGAGGAAGTCGAATCGAAATGGAGTCGTTGTAAATACAAGAAGGGTGCGAGAATCATTCTTGTTAGCCAATAAAGTGCCATCCTTACTAGTCTATAGCCATAGGTATGCATGTCTAGGTACGTCCTAACAGAGAGAAAACATGTCCTTTAGACATGTTTTCTCTTTTTTTCTTGAAAGATACTGTCAAAATACGAGAGTTTATGTAAAAATATGAATAGTAGTTGAGGTAACTTACATAGGAGGAACATGGATGTCGCATTCTATGAGACTAGTTTTAGGAAGTTTTAAACCTTATTCACACTTTCGACCACTTCATTCAGCCTATCGGTTGAAAGGGTCATGGTGGCGCTTAATTTTACTCGCTATTTTTTCTTTTCTAATTGTTGGGATGACATCATTTATGAACATTAAATATGCTGGAGAAATGCCAGAGTATACGGGTATTGCGCCTGACGAGCGTATGCTTTTTGTCCTCAGTGAAGTCATCACAGATGGTTTGCTTGGTGTTCTGACACTAATCGTTATTGTGGTAGGAGGCGCGCTACTATACTGGCCATTTTTTCAGGAAGTTGGCTTCAAAAGACTTGCTTACATACATAGCTATGTTGTCTTTATTCTTTTAATCGGTATGCTTCTTCAGCTACCCTTTATCCCATTTCTTCATGAACCGTCGCTCATTTCCCCTTATAGTCTAGGTGTTTACGTTGATTTGGTAACAAACATTCCATTCTGGTTGTATTTTAGCTATAGTTTGTCGCTATTTCTTGCATGGGGCACGTTTGTTCAGTATGCGGCAATTAGGCAGAGTACGACGGTGTCCAGAGGATACGCTCTTTTCTGGATTATCATTTTGAACGTATTTATGGTTGCCATCACGGCTTATATGAGAACGGCATTTTAATGAAAAAGTTGGAGGGTCAATCTGTGAAACGTAAGTCACTGTGGATTAGTATTAGCGTTACGCTTGTTATACTTCTTTTTATTACTGCGAACACGCTGATCATACAGAGTGTTATTGCAGGAGAGAAAAAGCTTGAAACCGTTACGGTAAAAGGGAAGACGTATCAAGAACTTTCAACTTTTGAAGGGGTCCTTATCCCGGAATTAGAGGAATCTTATTATTATCAATCATCTCGAGGGGATCTCTCGAATGTGCTCGTAAAAGAAGGAGACGATGTCTCAATAGGTACGTCCCTGTTTGAATATGATGAAGGGGAGGTCGTTAATGTATCTGATTTGAAAGCACAAGTGAACAAGGCGGAAACAGCTGTTTCTGTCCTTGATGATCAGCTAAGTGACCTTGCTGTTCAGTCTTCGAGAATTGAATCAAACGAGGATCTAGAAGATGAGCAAAAGCTTCAATTACAGTTGGATGTCGAAGAACAAATACGAGATACGGAGTATAAGAAAAGACTTGCAGAGCTTGATGTGAAAGAGTTGGAGCGCCAAATTGCTGAGGTAGATACTGAAAAAGTAGAATTATCCGTTGATTCAACGCTTGATGGAACGGTGGAGCAAGTAAACCGGACACCAGAAGACGGGGAGAGCGTCGTAACGCTATTGTCAAACAAGCTAACTGTTCAAGGTTCGGTTAATGAATTGAATTATCCGACGCTAGCTGTGGATCAAGAAGTGGTTATTCGTTCAGGCGCTTATCCAGGACAACCAGCAACGGGCAGGCTGACAATACTAGAAGATCGACCTTATGAAGTGGATGAAGAATCAGGTCTTAGTATGTATCATTTTAACGTTATATTAAGTGAAGAAAGTGAAATGAAGGCAGGTACGCACGTGGTTATTGACATCCCTCTTCATCAAAATAACAATGCTCCTTCAGTCCCAAAAGGAAGTATAATTGTAAAAGATGATAAGAGCTATGTTGTTGTCTATGAAGAAGAGAAGCTTCATTTAAGAAAAGTAGAGCAAGGCCGAATAGAAGATGGCAAGGTTGAAATTCTTTCAGGTCTTCAGCTAAAGGAAAAAGTGTTAACTAAGCCTAGAGAAGCGTTTACTGAATTGCTTTCTGAGAAGAAAGAGCCGGAGAAAGATCAAGATGAAAAACCAAAGGTGGATACCGAAAGCAAAGGATAACGTAAAGACCTGTCACGATACAGGTCTTTTTTGTATGACGACATAATGTTATCAAACTATTCATGAAACAGTACAGTGTTCATGTCATAATAGATTTAAGCGTTTTAAAGCAAAGGAGAGGTTCGTGTTATGAAATTTGTTTCATTTAGGGACAAGAAAGTAGTTGGGTTTGGAATTTTAGATGAAAAAAATCAGCAAATTATTAATCTAAAAACATATTTCCACGACCAAGGTCTAGACATACCTGACCTGCGAACGTTTATCCAGCATGGAGAACTTCATTTGGATGACATTACCGAATTTTCAGCTCAGTATAACATTTTAGTCGAAGATGTGGAGATTCTAGCTCCTATCATGAAACCCGCCAAAAATATAGTTTGTGTCGGAAAAAATTATCGCGACCATGCTATTGAAATGGGGAGTGAGAAAGACATTCCAAAGCATCCAATGATTTTTACGAAAGCGCCCACAACCGTTAGCAATCCGGATCAAGTATTAACATTTGAACGTGAGCTAGCTGAAGCGCTTGACTATGAGGGAGAACTTGCGATTGTGATCGGTAAGGAAGGAAAAGGAATTAACATGAATGAAGCCATGGAATACGTTTTCGGTTATACGATTATCAATGATCTTACAGCGAGGGACCTTCAAAAAAAGCATGGTCAATTTTTTGTAGGGAAAAGTCTTGATCAGTCCTGCCCAATGGGTCCTGCTATTTTACATAAATCTTCATTAGTCGATCCCCATCAATTAACGATTGTTACGAAAGTAAATGGAGATGTGAGACAAAATGGCAACACATCGGATTTCATTTTCAATATACCTGAGCTGATCCACGTTCTCTCAAAGGGCATGACGTTAGAGCCTGGTGATATCATCGCAACCGGGACACCGGCTGGGGTAGGCAAGGGATTCAATCCGCCTAGATATTTAAGAGATGGAGACGTCATCGAAATAGACATAGAAGGAATCGGCACTTTACGTAATGAAATAAGTATAAGATAACGTTCTCGTGTTTAATTTATTCTCAAAAAAGGAATTGTTATCCAGAGAACCGACTAGGAGGGCTAGCAAATGGAAAAATTTCATTACATTAATGGTGAGTGGACAGGTCAGGATTTAGAAAAGCTTGAAGTGAACAACCCAGCAACTGGAGAACTCGTTGGAACTGTTCCGGTAGGTGGTAAATCGGAAACGAAGAAGGCAATTGATGCTGCACACCAGGCATTTCCAGCATGGTCAAGTCTCACCGCCTATGAGCGGTCATCATACTTAAAGAAACTCCACAGCCTTATGATGGATCATGAAGATGAACTAGCTGAGCTAATGACGCTTGAAATGGGGAAGCCGCTTCACGAATCAAAAGGAGAAGTAGCGTATTCCGCTTCTTTTGTTGAATGGTTCGCAGAAGAAGGGAAGCGTGTATATGGGCGGACAATTCCTCCGCATAAAGAAGGGCGCATGATGGAAGTCCGCAAACAGCCGGTAGGTGTTGTCGGGGCGATAACCCCATGGAACTTTCCTGCAGCAATGATTGCGCGTAAACTTGCGCCAGCTTTAGCTGCAGGGTGTACATTTGTCGTTAAGCCACCGTCTGCTACGCCGCTAACGGCTGTAAGACTTGTAGAGCTTTGTGAAGAAGCGGGCATTCCAAAAGGGGTCGTTAATCTCGTTACTGGAAAATCTTCAGAAGTAGCTGGCGAGCTAATGAGTAACCCACACGTTCGTAAAATAACGTTCACCGGTTCAACTGAAGTTGGTAAGAAGTTAATGGAACAAGCGGCTGAAACAGTGAAAAACATCTCTCTTGAGCTTGGTGGGCATGCGCCGATTATCGTTCTGGATGATGCTGATGTTGATAAAGCGGTGGATGGCGTGATAGCTTCGAAATTCCGGAATGGCGGTCAAACGTGTATTTGTGGTAATCGCGTATACGTACAAGAAAGAATTTACGATGAGTTTATTTCAAAGTTCGCTGATAAAACGAAAGATCTTAAGGTTGGAAACGGATTGGAAAAAGGAACAGACATTGGCCCAATGATTGATAAAGATGGTTACGAAAAAGTTGAAAAACACGTCCAAAATGCGCTTAGTCAAGGTGCTGAATGCGTCGTTGGTGGAGAAGGATATGAAGAGAACGGATCCTATTTCTACCGTCCAACAATATTGAAAGATGTAACGTCTGGCATGCTCATTATGAATGAAGAAACGTTTGGACCGGTTGCACCGATTCAAAAGGTGAAAACGGACGATGAAGCGA from Bacillus sp. Cs-700 encodes the following:
- a CDS encoding NAD-dependent succinate-semialdehyde dehydrogenase gives rise to the protein MEKFHYINGEWTGQDLEKLEVNNPATGELVGTVPVGGKSETKKAIDAAHQAFPAWSSLTAYERSSYLKKLHSLMMDHEDELAELMTLEMGKPLHESKGEVAYSASFVEWFAEEGKRVYGRTIPPHKEGRMMEVRKQPVGVVGAITPWNFPAAMIARKLAPALAAGCTFVVKPPSATPLTAVRLVELCEEAGIPKGVVNLVTGKSSEVAGELMSNPHVRKITFTGSTEVGKKLMEQAAETVKNISLELGGHAPIIVLDDADVDKAVDGVIASKFRNGGQTCICGNRVYVQERIYDEFISKFADKTKDLKVGNGLEKGTDIGPMIDKDGYEKVEKHVQNALSQGAECVVGGEGYEENGSYFYRPTILKDVTSGMLIMNEETFGPVAPIQKVKTDDEAIKYANQTPFGLAAYVFSESVRRGNHVVNGLDYGIVGWNDGVPSAAQAPFGGMKQSGIGREGGHEGIEAYLETKYVSIGL
- a CDS encoding exonuclease SbcCD subunit D — its product is MKLLHTADWHLGKTLEGRSRLPEQRAFLEELQMIADEENVDAILMAGDVFDTVNPPAAAETLFYEAAVKLTSRGERPLIIISGNHDNPERLSASRPLAHTNGITIIGFPTTEPVNITVRNGQKLSIAALPYPSESRLNECLTEGQEENALQLAYDDRVKKLFSDLSEASAEDAVHIAMSHIYVAGSRESDSERPIQVGGAYTVSANSLPEQAQYVALGHLHRPQTITKGSALARYSGSPLAYSFSEANQTKSVTMIDVEPDGLAHISEIPLQSGKPLVRWVADEGIEQVYTWLEEGKDQEAWIDLEVHLDDTLSIEEIHRLRSQHKGFIHIRPVFKKKEEQREVSYANLPIEELFKRFYEKQTDGAVPDDELVQLFLDLSQSEEEE
- a CDS encoding SMC family ATPase; translation: MRPITLSVSGLHSFREKQEIDFETLCQGGIFGIFGPTGSGKSSLLDAMTLALYGKVERATNNTQGIMNHAEDILSVSFTFALSDLRYRVERTYKRSGDVSIRSANSRLIEIGEENTVLADKDRDVSQKIQEILGLTIDDFTRAVVLPQGKFAEFLSLKGTERRQMLQRLFQLEKYGDQFNRRLKSRVDEKKHHLNEVSAEQTGLGDASKEFLKEAKNALDTAEKAAQKAKEDLISAEKQKENVMEIWNLQKQLADLQAKKNTLAEGQGEIDALEEKIAQATAAAQIKPYLDAVEMTEKEVQDAKLRYEETKRVLEEMKSFFQKTKKAYEEERSNKEKQEPLLIKQLNDLERGLALEKEIDQLNKQLKDIEQQSILHDKEAKSVEEETSKAQQDLKKARTLQSDLNEELTSLQVTPEKRKKMGRAQSLKQQFESLSKQLESAQIEEKKQDNEQKRLQPLYEETVKNLNEMRERYTGYYQAVLSTYHAVSSHKLTLEQHIRTVQEEVEHNERKLDESRTHAIAIRLAKGLEEGDACPVCGAKEHVRLADGEDHTAEIKDLLQQKEQTRETLKDKLQSAKQLQYQLEQMSDAMTAQEEGFNVQKNLNEMERNFSVEEILTEMKSLAQDVRELEEKVKLLGRNIQEKQSKVSEYAYQLSQVQNELKSKTEKRMELSKETASIEETIKKELTLSVHQIEAEVVHIEKMDQQADVIRERLSKSGPYIEAKEKRLQDLQEKMQQYSVRKVELTSSIHQLTEQLKKADADYVAIVGNTSAQEGLTQVNKQLNEIRHAEKSSLEQLEHAQERHQEVERRAAADENYNNDAQLRLKKAIETYEAAEASSIFENRTQIRNAEVSQEQKLNWEKRVEAYRNEWKQTEYSIGELNKKLAGRTISEDHYNETIQHATRANEVREEALSQFAAARHHLDDVTKRHDRYMELETIRKTVSEELEKLGKLQTVFRGNSFVEFIASEQLEQVSLDASQKLGDLTSQRYAIEVDSAGGFLIRDDANGGVKRPVSTLSGGETFLTSLALALALSGQIQLRGAHPLQFFFLDEGFGTLDESLLDTVITALEKLQNESLSVGVISHVPELRARLPRKVIVSPSEPSGRGSRIEMESL
- a CDS encoding fumarylacetoacetate hydrolase family protein — translated: MKFVSFRDKKVVGFGILDEKNQQIINLKTYFHDQGLDIPDLRTFIQHGELHLDDITEFSAQYNILVEDVEILAPIMKPAKNIVCVGKNYRDHAIEMGSEKDIPKHPMIFTKAPTTVSNPDQVLTFERELAEALDYEGELAIVIGKEGKGINMNEAMEYVFGYTIINDLTARDLQKKHGQFFVGKSLDQSCPMGPAILHKSSLVDPHQLTIVTKVNGDVRQNGNTSDFIFNIPELIHVLSKGMTLEPGDIIATGTPAGVGKGFNPPRYLRDGDVIEIDIEGIGTLRNEISIR
- a CDS encoding efflux RND transporter periplasmic adaptor subunit, translating into MKRKSLWISISVTLVILLFITANTLIIQSVIAGEKKLETVTVKGKTYQELSTFEGVLIPELEESYYYQSSRGDLSNVLVKEGDDVSIGTSLFEYDEGEVVNVSDLKAQVNKAETAVSVLDDQLSDLAVQSSRIESNEDLEDEQKLQLQLDVEEQIRDTEYKKRLAELDVKELERQIAEVDTEKVELSVDSTLDGTVEQVNRTPEDGESVVTLLSNKLTVQGSVNELNYPTLAVDQEVVIRSGAYPGQPATGRLTILEDRPYEVDEESGLSMYHFNVILSEESEMKAGTHVVIDIPLHQNNNAPSVPKGSIIVKDDKSYVVVYEEEKLHLRKVEQGRIEDGKVEILSGLQLKEKVLTKPREAFTELLSEKKEPEKDQDEKPKVDTESKG